A stretch of DNA from Dioscorea cayenensis subsp. rotundata cultivar TDr96_F1 chromosome 4, TDr96_F1_v2_PseudoChromosome.rev07_lg8_w22 25.fasta, whole genome shotgun sequence:
CTTCTGTCCGCCAGATAATTGTGTTCCTTTCTCTCCACACCCTGTATTATATCCATCTTGGAGTGACCTGCATTCAAAAACAAACTCTTgttttagtcttttttttttcctgaagcAGTGGAGAAAGTGTTTGCTGAAATGCATCCAGACTTACGATATGAAATCATGTGCATTTGCTGCTTTTGCAGCTTCTATGATCTCATCTTCTGTTGCCTCTGGCTTCCCAAAGGTCAAGTTGTCCCGAATTGTCCCCGAGAAGATCATCGGGTCTTGGCTGACAACAGCTGTAAACCGTCTATATTGAATAATGTCGAGTTCTCTGATGTCTATTCCATCTATCTTAACCACCCCCCGCTCGGCATCATAGAATCTCTGGATCAAACCAATGACTGTTGATTTCCCGCATCCACTGCTACCAACCAACCCAATGCTCGTCCCAGCCTTCACATCCAAGCTGAATTCTCGCAGAACCAGAGTCTGCGGTCGGGTCGGGTAGGCAAAATCTACCTTCTTCAACTCTATCCTGCCTTCAATCCTCCCCATTTTGGTTCCTCCATTGTCATCATCCCCCTAACACATAAAATGAATTATTACATTTGGTTCAAACATCAAACACTTTATTGAAGGACATGTTTAGAGCTTACATAGCATGAGCCTTGAATCATGGACTGCCTATCTAGCACATCGAACAATGAAGCAACGGCGGCTGATCCCTTGGCAAGGTCCGATGTCATGCTACCTGCATCAGCGATCACCTTCCCGGTGCTCACCAAGATGAAGAATGTCTTGAATACATCTCCGGCCGATATGTCACCCTTTTCGGTTAGTTTACCTCCAAACCAGAATGCGAAAGCCCAGGACATGAATGAAAGGCAAGGAGAACACCCCATTGTGATCCCTGCTACCCATGACTTCTTCTTTGCAGCTTTCACTGGCTCTTCTTGAGCTTCTTCGAAGAGTTTAAGTACTTTTGCACTACAACCATAAGATGCCACCATTTTATGATTCTGCACTGCTTCAATTGCTATCTGAGTACTCCTGTGCTGAGCTCTTGCAAGGTCTATGGACACTCTGGATAGTACTACTTTCTTAGCATAGTAGCATAATATTGTTAATGGCTGCACTGCTATCATAACTATGGCAAGCTTCCAAGCGACTATTAGGCCCATTGACACAGCAATAACTACTCCAGAAGTCGTTTGAACGAGAAGCGATACTCTATCAGCAACCAATGTCTTGACAAGAGATGCCTCGTTGCTCAATCGAGAGCACAATGCACCACTGTTGTTTTGTTCTTCATCAAACCATCCGGCTTCAAATGTGAGGATTTTACTGAGCACTAATAGACGGATTCTTCGTGTTAAGTGCTCGCCCATGTATGCAAAATTATAGTGTTGTGAAAGGTTGACAATGATGGAGGCAAGTGAAAGAGCAGAGAAGATTAAGGAGTATCGATGGATGACTGCCTTTATCTCATCATGACTTTGGAGGAAGAATGCGGCGATCATCCCACCGATAGAAAAGGCGTAAATAGGTTGGATTGAACCAAAGACAACAGCGGAAATGCTGCCTATCAATGCTTGTTTCCACTCTGGTGAGTTCATTGAGAGAAGCCTAGAAAATGATGGAGCTGGATGAGAGATGATGCTAGGAGGATCGTCAATGGATAATGGGGAAGCGAAAGACATCGGACTTGCTTTTGTTGTGCTCATATGGCTTGTGCTACTCCTCCCCACTGACGGTCTACATGACTCGGAGACTTGTTCTTGATCAATGTTGCTACATAGCCTCTGCAATTTGGCAAGCCGTGAGTAATGACTATCATTTCTGCTGATCAGTTCTTCATGAGTACCAATCTCGATTATCCTTCCTCCATCGATAACAGCAATCTGATCGGCATTCCTTATTGTTGATAGCTTGTGGGCTACAACCTGAAATCCATACATAtttacatacatacacatacatacaaCTATATTAATTCTGTAAAAAttcaatgagttggatgaatattattatcataCCAAAGTAGTTCTCCCCATTGATGCTTGATCAAGGGCATTCTGGACTAGTTTCTCTGATTCAGAATCAAGTGCGCTTGTGGCTTCATCGAGGAGGAGGATCACAGGGTTCTTGATGACCGCCCGGGCAATGGCTATGCGTTGTTTTTGCCCACCAGATAGAAGTGCACCTCTTTCCCCTATCTGAAACCAAAATGTTTGCAGAAATGTCAGGGTATTTTTGTCATTTGGAATAATAGCTATGCACTGGTTTCAAAGTTCAGCCCTAGTTGTAAGTTCACAACTTGGCCGTTACCCAATTCAAACATATGAAATTACTGCAATGCCCTAACCTTTGTATTATATCCCTCAGGCAGTTGTCTGATGAAATTATGAGCATTTGCAGTCATTGCTGCTGCAACAACCTCATCCATGGTAGCTTCTGGTTTACCGAACAATAtattttcctttattgatgTACCGAAGAGCCCGTGTTCTTGGCTGACCAGCCCCATTTTTCCTCTAATCCATTTTAGCTGAAGATTTTTGACATCGATCCCGTCGATCTTTACAATGCCTTCATCGGTATCATAGAACCGCTGAAGTAAAGCAATGGCGGTGGACTTCCCGCTACCGCTTGTCCCTACCAGAGCCACTGTCTTCCCCGCAGGAACACAGAGAGTGAAGTCCTTGATTACAAATGTGTCTGGTCTCGATGGGTAGGAAAATCGGATGTTTTTGAACTCAATTTCACCTTGGATGTGGTCTAGAGTTAGGCCTTTTGGGTCTTCAGTGTCTATTTTTGGAATGCGGTTGATCCTTTCGAGAATTCGGGTTGCAGCGATGGATGCATCGGTGAAATGCTTCACTTCAGGGAGAGCCATTCCAAGCGACCTTCATTGTGAGTAAATTCTTGTGAGTTTTTTCAAGCAATTAGGATGAAATCTCAGGTTagtaatgaaaaagaaaaggatgattctttgtgtttatgtatatatatttatgatttttttttcctttgattgaATTCTTTTCTTCGAGTTTTGTGGAAAACAGAATTAACATTGAAGCAAGTTGGTgaatatactaaaaaaattgtcaaagaaACACAGAATTTTGTAATTGAGAATGACTACTAATGAAATGTTTCTTTAGAAAAAGAGGATGATAATAATATTCTCTTTGTTAGGTGCTCTTTTGGACAAGTTCGAAGCTCAAGCACATAATCACTGTTTGG
This window harbors:
- the LOC120258682 gene encoding putative ABC transporter B family member 8 produces the protein MAEVERSEKKKAHHMHGFFSFADWIDVLLMLLGTVGAVGDGCSTGFILIFASSVMNSLGGHAHGDQKQNNMKFMHEVEKDCLYFVYIGLAVLVVAFMEGYCWSRTSERQVLRIRYRYLESILKQEVEFFDSQEATTSEIIDSISRETSLIQEVLSEKVPTFLMHSSVFISGIIFSTYFSWRLALVAFPLLLLLVIPGIIYGKYLLYLSNATRKEYSKANTIIEQALSSIKTVYSFTAEKRIMKKYETILDSTVKLGIKQGIAKGLAVGSTGLSFAIWGFLAWYGSRLVMYHGESGGRIYAAGISFVLGGLSLGMALPEVKHFTDASIAATRILERINRIPKIDTEDPKGLTLDHIQGEIEFKNIRFSYPSRPDTFVIKDFTLCVPAGKTVALVGTSGSGKSTAIALLQRFYDTDEGIVKIDGIDVKNLQLKWIRGKMGLVSQEHGLFGTSIKENILFGKPEATMDEVVAAAMTANAHNFIRQLPEGYNTKIGERGALLSGGQKQRIAIARAVIKNPVILLLDEATSALDSESEKLVQNALDQASMGRTTLVVAHKLSTIRNADQIAVIDGGRIIEIGTHEELISRNDSHYSRLAKLQRLCSNIDQEQVSESCRPSVGRSSTSHMSTTKASPMSFASPLSIDDPPSIISHPAPSFSRLLSMNSPEWKQALIGSISAVVFGSIQPIYAFSIGGMIAAFFLQSHDEIKAVIHRYSLIFSALSLASIIVNLSQHYNFAYMGEHLTRRIRLLVLSKILTFEAGWFDEEQNNSGALCSRLSNEASLVKTLVADRVSLLVQTTSGVVIAVSMGLIVAWKLAIVMIAVQPLTILCYYAKKVVLSRVSIDLARAQHRSTQIAIEAVQNHKMVASYGCSAKVLKLFEEAQEEPVKAAKKKSWVAGITMGCSPCLSFMSWAFAFWFGGKLTEKGDISAGDVFKTFFILVSTGKVIADAGSMTSDLAKGSAAVASLFDVLDRQSMIQGSCYGDDDNGGTKMGRIEGRIELKKVDFAYPTRPQTLVLREFSLDVKAGTSIGLVGSSGCGKSTVIGLIQRFYDAERGVVKIDGIDIRELDIIQYRRFTAVVSQDPMIFSGTIRDNLTFGKPEATEDEIIEAAKAANAHDFISSLQDGYNTGCGEKGTQLSGGQKQRIAIARAILREPTILLLDEATSALDVQSERVVQEALERIMVGRTTVMVAHRLNTIKTVHTIAFVNEGKVMEHGSYTQLMNKRGAFYNLATLQS